The Rhododendron vialii isolate Sample 1 chromosome 8a, ASM3025357v1 genome has a window encoding:
- the LOC131298897 gene encoding metalloendoproteinase 2-MMP-like, giving the protein MTTKVFQLFLCIFLITLAFPLPSHARPSKPKAENPTFFDFIMHLEGCHKGQTVKGLKQLKTYLEAFGYLNYSPNQAHANDDNFDDALEAAVKTYQLNYHLKTTGILDAQTVSKMTAPRCGVPDIVNGTNWMRAGKKKPNHTHNTLHTVSHFSFFPGNLKWPPTKYQLTYGFPPGTNLDAMSAVARAFNTWTSETQFIFSESPNFESADLKIGFYRGNHGDGAPFYGANGVLAHAFAPTNGRFHYNADHSFSVDPTAGSFHLETVALHEIGHLLGLGHSDVQDAVMWPSIPAATTKGLNADDIQGIKTLYNLEA; this is encoded by the coding sequence ATGACAACAAAagttttccaacttttcttatGCATTTTCCTCATCACATTAGCCTTCCCTCTCCCCTCTCATGCAAGGCCATCGAAACCCAAGGCTGAAAACCCAACATTCTTTGACTTTATTATGCATTTGGAAGGATGCCACAAAGGCCAGACAGTAAAAGGCCTCAAACAACTCAAGACATATCTTGAGGCATTTGGTTATCTGAACTACTCCCCTAACCAAGCCCATGCCAACGACGACAATTTTGACGATGCCTTGGAGGCCGCCGTCAAAACATACCAGCTCAATTATCATCTGAAGACTACCGGAATTTTAGATGCCCAAACGGTGTCCAAAATGACTGCCCCTCGATGCGGGGTCCCTGACATTGTTAACGGAACCAACTGGATGCGAGCAGGCAAAAAAAAGCCCAATCACACCCATAACACTCTCCACACTgtctctcatttctctttctttcccggTAACTTGAAATGGCCCCCAACTAAGTACCAGCTCACTTATGGGTTTCCTCCTGGAACCAACTTGGATGCCATGTCCGCCGTGGCCAGAGCATTCAACACATGGACTTCTGAAACTCAATTTATATTCTCTGAGAGTCCAAACTTCGAGAGTGCGGATCTTAAAATTGGGTTCTACCGTGGTAACCATGGGGACGGGGCACCATTCTATGGTGCTAATGGGGTCCTAGCCCATGCTTTTGCCCCAACTAATGGGAGGTTTCACTACAACGCAGATCATTCATTTTCCGTGGACCCGACCGCGGGCTCGTTTCATTTGGAGACTGTGGCCTTGCATGAAATTGGGCACCTTCTTGGACTTGGACATAGCGATGTCCAAGATGCTGTCATGTGGCCTTCCATTCCTGCAGCAACAACCAAAGGTTTGAATGCCGATGATATACAAGGAATTAAAACTTTATACAACCTTGAGGCGTGA
- the LOC131298898 gene encoding putative RING-H2 finger protein ATL49, whose product MSSVGLGLATQVVVMSIMISVIVLFVGIGALVLIHICGVGRAFRRSGNGNRNAMDRGSFGSRSMSQGDLENLPCFDFKARVEGSSPVDCAVCLENFKVGDKCRLLPLCKHSFHAQCVDLWLLKTPICPVCRTRTASGRSTEIGDSQTGDADHFSDSGEVGIEQRQN is encoded by the coding sequence ATGAGCAGTGTAGGATTGGGTTTAGCCACACAGGTTGTGGTCATGTCTATTATGATTTCCGTGATTGTATTATTTGTGGGTATTGGAGCTCTGGTATTGATTCATATCTGCGGTGTTGGGAGGGCCTTCAGAAGATCAGGAAACGGAAACAGAAACGCGATGGACCGGGGGAGTTTCGGAAGCAGAAGCATGTCTCAGGGTGATCTAGAGAATCTCCCTTGCTTTGATTTCAAAGCAAGAGTGGAAGGGAGTAGTCCAGTGGACTGTGCTGTTTGTCTGGAGAATTTCAAGGTGGGTGATAAGTGCAGATTGTTGCCGCTTTGCAAGCACAGTTTTCATGCCCAGTGTGTGGATTTGTGGCTTTTGAAAACACCCATTTGCCCGGTCTGTCGAACTAGGACTGCAAGTGGGCGTTCCACTGAAATTGGGGACAGCCAAACAGGGGATGCTGACCATTTCAGTGACTCTGGTGAAGTTGGAATTGAGCAGCGTCAGAACTAG
- the LOC131298900 gene encoding UDP-glycosyltransferase 90A1-like, translating to MAASPRSSKPHIVLFPFMSKGHTIPLLHLARLLLHRNTTVTIFTTPGNQPFISDSLSDTDASIVELPFPQNIDGVPAGLESTDKLPSMSLFVPFANATKLMQPNFERSLETLPNVICIISDGFLGWTQQSAAEFGIPRLVFYGWNNYSQSICRSIMVNSLLSGPELDDELIVVTNFPWIKLTRNDFDEPFNSREPKGPHMDFIIEQAIATAKSYGQVMNSFYELEALYVEYWNRAWKPKVWSIGPFCLAESAKSDPQYHRKPTWLQWLDKQLAQGSSVLYVAFGSQAEISSQQLREIVVGLEASKVNFLWVTRKSESELDDGFEERVKERGLVVREWVDQRAILGHESVRGFLSHCGWNSVLESVCAKVPILAWPMMAEQHLNAQMVVEEIKVGLRVETSNGLVKGFVKSEGLEKMVRELMEGETGKEARKKVKDFGEAAKKAVEEGGSSWHTLNRLIDELQALRSDG from the coding sequence atggctgcTTCTCCACGTTCTTCCAAACCTCACATAGTTCTCTTTCCATTCATGTCCAAAGGCCACACCATCCCACTTCTCCATCTCGCCCGGCTCCTCCTCCATCGCAACACCACCGTCACCATTTTCACCACCCCAGGAAACCAGCCCTTCATATCTGACTCGCTCTCCGACACAGATGCCTCCATTGTCGAGCTTCCTTTCCCACAGAATATCGACGGTGTACCTGCCGGACTAGAGAGCACCGACAAGCTCCCTTCGATGTCCCTCTTCGTCCCCTTCGCAAACGCTACAAAACTCATGCAACCCAACTTCGAACGATCACTCGAGACTCTCCCCAATGTCATTTGCATCATATCCGACGGATTCCTCGGGTGGACCCAGCAATCCGCGGCTGAATTCGGAATCCCGCGGCTTGTCTTTTACGGATGGAACAACTATTCACAGAGCATATGCAGATCCATTATGGTGAACAGTCTTCTTTCTGGACCCGAGTTAGACGATGAGCTGATTGTCGTGACCAACTTCCCATGGATTAAGCTCACCAGGAACGACTTTGATGAACCCTTCAATTCACGTGAACCGAAGGGCCCTCACATGGACTTCATCATAGAGCAAGCCATCGCGACGGCGAAAAGCTACGGTCAAGTTATGAATAGCTTCTATGAGCTCGAGGCGTTATATGTGGAGTATTGGAACCGTGCGTGGAAACCCAAGGTGTGGAGTATCGGGCCCTTTTGCTTAGCAGAATCGGCAAAATCCGATCCTCAGTACCATCGGAAGCCCACTTGGTTACAATGGCTCGACAAACAGCTAGCCCAAGGGAGTTCGGTTCTCTATGTTGCATTTGGGTCTCAAGCAGAGATATCTTCTCAACAGTTGCGGGAAATAGTGGTTGGTTTGGAGGCATCAAAAGTGAATTTCTTGTGGGTGACGAGGAAGAGTGAATCGGAACTTGACGATGGGTTTGAAGAGAGAGTGAAGGAAAGAGGGCTGGTGGTGAGAGAATGGGTTGACCAGAGGGCGATCCTCGGACACGAAAGCGTAAGGGGGTTTTTGAGTCATTGTGGCTGGAACTCTGTATTGGAGAGCGTATGTGCCAAAGTTCCGATTTTGGCTTGGCCGATGATGGCGGAGCAGCACCTGAATGCACAGATGGTTGTGGAGGAGATCAAGGTGGGCCTGAGAGTTGAAACAAGCAATGGGTTGGTGAAAGGTTTTGTGAAGTCGGAGGGCTTGGAGAAGATGGTGAGAGAGCTTATGGAGGGTGAGACGGGGAAGGAGGCGAGGAAGAAGGTGAAGGACTTTGGAGAGGCGGCGAAGAAGGCTGTGGAGGAGGGAGGCTCATCTTGGCATACCTTGAACCGACTCATTGACGAGTTACAAGCGCTTAGAAGTGATGGTTAA
- the LOC131298896 gene encoding homeobox-leucine zipper protein HAT5 isoform X1 translates to MDCGRLFFNPSSCHGNVMLFGNGDPVFRAGPRSAMNMEETLKRRPFFSSPDELLDEEYYDEQSPEKKRRLSPEQVRLLEKSFEEENKLEPERKSQLASKLGLQPRQVAVWFQNRRARWKTKQLERDYDHLKSAYDSLLSEFDSIRKENDKLKAEVVFLTEKVQARDLAGVPPISGPKSEPLPAEPPHVKAEDRLSTGSGGSAVVDIEEGPHLVDSGDSYFLNAAYPAGCVGPVDGVQSEEDDGSDNGRNYFSHVFAAAEGQNHGEGETLGWWVWS, encoded by the exons ATGGATTGTGGCCGCCTTTTCTTCAACCCCTCGTCGTGCCACGGCAACGTCATGTTGTTCGGGAACGGAGATCCCGTTTTCCGAG CAGGGCCAAGATCGGCGatgaacatggaggaaaccttaAAGAGGCGACCTTTTTTTAGCTCGCCAGATGAATTGCTCGACGAAGAATATTACGATGAACAGTCGCCGGAGAAGAAACGCCGCCTCTCTCCTGAGCAG GTCCGGTTGTTGGAGAAGAGCTTTGAGGAAGAGAACAAGCTGGAGCCGGAGAGGAAGAGCCAGCTGGCAAGCAAGTTGGGGCTGCAGCCGAGACAGGTGGCTGTGTGGTTCCAGAACCGCCGTGCGCGGTGGAAGACCAAGCAGCTTGAGAGGGACTATGATCACCTCAAGTCAGCCTATGATTCCCTCTTGTCTGAGTTTGATTCCATTCGCAAGGAGAACGACAAGCTCAAAGCTGAG GTGGTTTTCTTGACAGAGAAGGTGCAAGCTAGAGACCTGGCCGGGGTACCACCAATTTCAGGGCCAAAATCAGAGCCACTCCCGGCAGAGCCGCCCCATGTGAAGGCGGAGGACCGCCTGAGCACCGGAAGTGGTGGAAGTGCGGTGGTGGACATCGAGGAGGGTCCACATCTTGTGGACAGTGGCGACTCGTATTTTCTCAACGCTGCCTACCCCGCTGGATGCGTGGGTCCAGTAGACGGGGTCCAATCGGAAGAAGATGACGGCAGTGACAACGGCCGGAATTACTTCTCTCATGTGTTTGCGGCGGCGGAAGGGCAGAACCATGGGGAGGGGGAGACACTGGGGTGGTGGGTCTGGTCTTAA
- the LOC131298896 gene encoding homeobox-leucine zipper protein HAT5 isoform X2 — MDCGRLFFNPSSCHGNVMLFGNGDPVFRGPRSAMNMEETLKRRPFFSSPDELLDEEYYDEQSPEKKRRLSPEQVRLLEKSFEEENKLEPERKSQLASKLGLQPRQVAVWFQNRRARWKTKQLERDYDHLKSAYDSLLSEFDSIRKENDKLKAEVVFLTEKVQARDLAGVPPISGPKSEPLPAEPPHVKAEDRLSTGSGGSAVVDIEEGPHLVDSGDSYFLNAAYPAGCVGPVDGVQSEEDDGSDNGRNYFSHVFAAAEGQNHGEGETLGWWVWS, encoded by the exons ATGGATTGTGGCCGCCTTTTCTTCAACCCCTCGTCGTGCCACGGCAACGTCATGTTGTTCGGGAACGGAGATCCCGTTTTCCGAG GGCCAAGATCGGCGatgaacatggaggaaaccttaAAGAGGCGACCTTTTTTTAGCTCGCCAGATGAATTGCTCGACGAAGAATATTACGATGAACAGTCGCCGGAGAAGAAACGCCGCCTCTCTCCTGAGCAG GTCCGGTTGTTGGAGAAGAGCTTTGAGGAAGAGAACAAGCTGGAGCCGGAGAGGAAGAGCCAGCTGGCAAGCAAGTTGGGGCTGCAGCCGAGACAGGTGGCTGTGTGGTTCCAGAACCGCCGTGCGCGGTGGAAGACCAAGCAGCTTGAGAGGGACTATGATCACCTCAAGTCAGCCTATGATTCCCTCTTGTCTGAGTTTGATTCCATTCGCAAGGAGAACGACAAGCTCAAAGCTGAG GTGGTTTTCTTGACAGAGAAGGTGCAAGCTAGAGACCTGGCCGGGGTACCACCAATTTCAGGGCCAAAATCAGAGCCACTCCCGGCAGAGCCGCCCCATGTGAAGGCGGAGGACCGCCTGAGCACCGGAAGTGGTGGAAGTGCGGTGGTGGACATCGAGGAGGGTCCACATCTTGTGGACAGTGGCGACTCGTATTTTCTCAACGCTGCCTACCCCGCTGGATGCGTGGGTCCAGTAGACGGGGTCCAATCGGAAGAAGATGACGGCAGTGACAACGGCCGGAATTACTTCTCTCATGTGTTTGCGGCGGCGGAAGGGCAGAACCATGGGGAGGGGGAGACACTGGGGTGGTGGGTCTGGTCTTAA